One stretch of Pseudomonas sp. NC02 DNA includes these proteins:
- a CDS encoding TonB-dependent receptor domain-containing protein, translating into MRQLFEPRARRFESLATASSLGVLLMLIHGAAFAAQADPTLATVVVTGAEATEAQKAEKQLSKVPGKTAVIDNRKIEQGRAANAEDVLALQPGVFAQATSGSGANKISIRGSGLNTFYQGYVLGIKFLYDGLPLTGPGGTQEDMLDMASVDHTEVLYGANAFRYSALSLGGAINFVSKTGRTDPGNYARFEAGSFGYRKEQLSTGGVDGDNDYYVSIQHNERDGYQDNTPNKGQGIVANFGHVFSPQLETRFYIRYKEETLSQGNTLTKYQLKHDPTSNLVPIGRKKDGSTLLGSTTTYTFDDNAKLEVGLGYNDYPLDNGWRYSPTPQEWRSQDINLTLRYLRTADTFFGLRSDSSVTFSNTLAYLADVKSHSKATGITQQKTNYTGSRDTVFSLGNELQLNDRTWLSTGLSLIDIKRKAQIEYSTATNTSAFPSGVEYDETDVAPRIGLRYQLTPEFEVFGNVSRSVDPPVTWQLGSTGTPYIRDVRPQKANTVEFGIRGGHGIFDGSLTVYRSWVQKELLSVVVRQATATQDQLVATSNGSATIHQGIEAGLNAQLWDGGNGDTVTLRQAYTFNDFHYRNDAVFGDNQLPGLPRQVYQAELEYRQGSGFYAQLNARAASSYYVDFANSLSAPSYTLWGAKVGYEAPSKKWEVFVDARNLTNKRYATATNTAYDAKGQDSANFYVGDAFNVTTGVSFHF; encoded by the coding sequence ATGCGGCAACTGTTTGAACCTCGCGCTCGTCGTTTTGAGTCACTGGCCACCGCGTCCAGCCTTGGCGTGCTGTTGATGTTGATACACGGCGCGGCCTTTGCCGCCCAGGCGGACCCGACCCTGGCCACGGTAGTGGTCACCGGTGCCGAAGCCACCGAAGCGCAAAAGGCCGAGAAGCAACTGTCCAAGGTGCCCGGCAAAACCGCAGTGATCGACAACCGCAAGATCGAACAGGGCCGCGCGGCGAACGCCGAGGACGTGCTGGCGTTGCAGCCGGGCGTATTCGCCCAGGCCACCAGCGGCTCGGGCGCGAACAAGATTTCGATCCGCGGTTCGGGCCTCAATACCTTCTATCAAGGCTATGTGCTGGGGATCAAATTCCTTTATGACGGCCTGCCGTTGACCGGCCCGGGCGGCACCCAGGAAGACATGCTGGACATGGCTTCCGTGGACCACACCGAGGTGCTCTACGGCGCCAACGCCTTCCGTTATTCGGCCTTGTCCCTGGGCGGCGCGATCAACTTCGTGAGCAAGACCGGCCGCACCGATCCGGGCAACTACGCGCGTTTCGAAGCCGGCAGCTTCGGCTATCGCAAGGAGCAATTGAGCACGGGTGGTGTGGACGGAGACAATGACTATTACGTCAGCATCCAGCACAACGAGCGTGACGGTTACCAGGACAACACACCGAACAAGGGGCAGGGGATCGTTGCCAACTTCGGCCACGTGTTCAGCCCGCAACTGGAGACGCGCTTCTACATTCGCTACAAGGAAGAAACCCTCAGCCAGGGCAACACCCTGACCAAATACCAGCTCAAGCACGACCCCACGAGCAACCTCGTGCCCATCGGGCGCAAGAAGGACGGCTCGACCCTGCTGGGCAGCACCACCACCTACACCTTCGACGACAATGCCAAGCTCGAAGTCGGCCTGGGCTACAACGATTACCCGCTGGACAACGGCTGGCGCTATTCGCCAACGCCACAGGAATGGCGCTCCCAGGACATCAACCTGACCTTGCGCTACCTGCGCACCGCCGACACCTTCTTCGGCCTGCGCAGCGACAGCAGCGTGACCTTCAGCAATACGCTGGCGTACCTGGCCGATGTGAAATCCCACAGCAAGGCCACCGGCATCACCCAGCAGAAGACCAACTACACCGGCTCGCGGGACACGGTGTTTTCCCTCGGCAACGAACTGCAACTGAATGACCGCACGTGGCTGTCCACCGGGTTGTCATTGATTGATATCAAGCGCAAGGCGCAGATCGAATACAGCACCGCCACCAATACCAGCGCGTTCCCCAGTGGCGTTGAATACGACGAGACCGACGTCGCCCCGCGCATTGGCCTGCGCTATCAGTTGACTCCGGAATTCGAAGTGTTCGGCAACGTCAGCCGCTCGGTGGATCCACCGGTTACCTGGCAGCTGGGCAGCACCGGCACGCCGTACATCCGTGATGTGCGGCCGCAAAAAGCCAACACCGTGGAGTTCGGTATCCGCGGCGGCCACGGTATTTTTGACGGCAGCCTGACGGTCTACCGCTCGTGGGTGCAGAAAGAACTGCTGTCGGTAGTGGTACGCCAGGCGACGGCCACCCAGGACCAATTGGTGGCTACCTCCAACGGCAGCGCGACCATTCACCAGGGCATCGAAGCCGGCTTGAATGCGCAACTGTGGGATGGCGGCAATGGCGACACCGTGACCCTGCGCCAGGCCTATACCTTCAACGACTTCCACTACCGCAACGATGCGGTGTTCGGCGACAACCAGCTGCCGGGCCTGCCGCGCCAGGTCTACCAGGCCGAGCTGGAATATCGCCAAGGCAGCGGTTTCTACGCGCAGCTCAACGCCCGGGCGGCGTCCAGCTATTACGTCGACTTTGCCAACTCCCTGAGTGCGCCGTCGTATACGTTGTGGGGGGCCAAGGTGGGCTACGAGGCCCCTAGCAAGAAGTGGGAAGTGTTCGTCGATGCACGCAACCTGACCAACAAGCGCTATGCCACGGCCACCAACACCGCGTACGACGCCAAGGGCCAGGACTCGGCCAACTTCTATGTGGGGGATGCGTTCAACGTGACCACGGGGGTTTCGTTTCACTTTTGA
- a CDS encoding cryptochrome/photolyase family protein has product MTKAVRNLCLVLGDQLSFDLASLDGLDSQRDAVLMVEVMEEASHVPHHPQKIVLVFSAMRHFAQALQQRGVRVQYVTLDDPQNTGSVPGELRRWQSLMQPREIHLTECGDWRLEQSLKDCGLPIQWHADHRFLCSRDAFAAWASGKKQLRMEFFYREMRRKSGLLLNGDGTPVGGAWNFDADNRKALPKGTKAPYPARFSSDSITQDVLALVGKHFSSHYGSLDTFDYPVTHADAQALWDYFLDYGLAGFGDYQDAMASDEPFLLHARISAALNIGLLDLRQLCSDVEAAYWSGSIGLNAAEGFIRQLIGWREYVRGVYWLKMPDYAAGNAFGNSRPLPEFYWTGETQMNCMRQAIGQSLKHAYAHHIQRLMVTGNFALLAGIVPSQICEWYLAIYMDAFDWVELPNTLGMVMHADGGYLGSKPYCASGQYIKRMSDYCRDCAYKVTESTADNACPFNALYWHFLMRHGDLLRGNQRMAMLYKNLDRMPESKQDALWKRGQRLLAKLDAGETL; this is encoded by the coding sequence GTGACCAAGGCAGTTCGAAACCTGTGCCTGGTGCTGGGCGACCAGTTGTCGTTTGACCTGGCCTCACTGGATGGGCTGGACAGCCAGCGCGATGCGGTCTTGATGGTCGAGGTCATGGAGGAAGCCAGCCATGTGCCCCACCATCCGCAAAAAATCGTCCTGGTCTTCAGCGCCATGCGCCATTTTGCCCAGGCGTTGCAGCAGCGTGGCGTGCGGGTGCAGTACGTCACCCTGGACGATCCGCAAAACACCGGCTCGGTGCCCGGCGAGTTAAGGCGCTGGCAATCGCTGATGCAACCCCGGGAAATACACCTGACCGAATGCGGTGACTGGCGTCTGGAGCAATCCCTGAAGGACTGCGGTTTGCCGATCCAGTGGCATGCCGACCACCGATTCCTGTGCAGCCGTGACGCGTTCGCCGCTTGGGCCAGCGGTAAAAAACAGCTGCGCATGGAGTTCTTCTACCGGGAGATGCGCCGCAAGAGTGGGCTCTTGCTCAACGGTGACGGTACGCCGGTGGGCGGCGCCTGGAACTTTGATGCGGACAACCGCAAGGCATTGCCCAAGGGCACCAAGGCGCCCTACCCGGCGCGCTTCAGCTCGGACTCGATCACCCAGGACGTGCTGGCGCTGGTAGGTAAACACTTCAGCAGCCACTACGGTTCCCTCGACACCTTCGATTACCCCGTGACCCACGCCGACGCGCAGGCCCTCTGGGACTACTTTCTGGATTATGGCCTGGCTGGATTCGGTGATTACCAGGACGCCATGGCCAGCGACGAGCCGTTCCTGCTTCACGCCCGTATCAGCGCAGCCCTGAACATCGGCCTGCTGGACCTGCGCCAGCTGTGCAGCGATGTAGAGGCGGCTTATTGGTCGGGCAGCATCGGGCTGAACGCTGCCGAAGGGTTTATCCGCCAACTGATTGGCTGGCGTGAATATGTACGCGGCGTGTACTGGCTGAAGATGCCCGACTATGCCGCAGGCAATGCATTCGGCAACAGCCGCCCGCTGCCGGAGTTCTACTGGACGGGCGAGACGCAAATGAACTGCATGCGCCAGGCGATCGGCCAGAGCCTGAAACATGCCTATGCCCATCACATCCAGCGGCTGATGGTCACCGGCAATTTCGCCCTGCTGGCCGGCATCGTGCCCAGCCAGATATGCGAGTGGTACCTGGCGATCTACATGGACGCGTTCGACTGGGTCGAGCTGCCCAACACCCTGGGCATGGTGATGCATGCCGATGGCGGTTACCTGGGTTCCAAGCCTTATTGCGCGAGCGGCCAATACATAAAGCGCATGTCGGACTACTGCCGCGACTGTGCGTACAAAGTCACGGAAAGTACCGCTGACAATGCCTGCCCGTTCAATGCGCTTTACTGGCACTTTCTGATGCGCCACGGCGACCTGCTGCGGGGCAATCAGCGCATGGCCATGCTCTATAAAAATCTCGACCGCATGCCTGAATCCAAGCAGGACGCGCTGTGGAAACGGGGCCAGAGGCTGCTGGCCAAGTTGGATGCGGGTGAAACGCTGTGA